A DNA window from Streptococcus parapneumoniae contains the following coding sequences:
- a CDS encoding DNA translocase FtsK yields MANKNTSKTRRRPSKAELERKEAIQRMLISLGIALLLIFAAFKLGAAGITFYNLIRLLVGSLAYLAIFGILLYLFFFKWIRKQEGLLSGFFTIFAGLLLIFEAYLVWKYGLDKSVLKGTMAQVVTDLTGFRTTSFAGGGLIGVALYIPTAFLFSNIGTYFIGSILILVGALLVSPWSVYDIAEFFSRGFAKWREGYERRKEERFVKQEEKARQKAEEEARLEKEEAEKALLDMPPVDMETGEILTEDVVLDVPPVPEEEWVEPEIILPQAELEFPEQEDGSDDEDVQVDFSAKEALEYKLPSLQLFALDKPKDQSKEKKIVRENIKILEETFASFGIKVTVERAEIGPSVTKYEVKPAVGVRVNRISNLADDLALALAAKDVRIEAPIPGKSLVGIEVPNSEIATVSFRELWEQSQTKAENLLEIPLGKAVNGTARAFDLSKMPHLLVAGSTGSGKSVAVNGIIASILMKARPNQVKFMMVDPKMVELSVYNDIPHLLIPVVTNPRKASKALQKVVDEMENRYELFAKVGVRNIAGFNAKVEEFNAQSEYKQVPLPLIVVIVDELADLMMVASKEVEDAIIRLGQKARAAGIHMILATQRPSVDVISGLIKANVPSRVAFAVSSGTDSRTILDENGAEKLLGRGDMLFKPIDENHPVRLQGSFISDDDVERIVNFIKAQADADYDESFDPGEVSENDGEFSDGESGGDPLFEEAKALVIETQKASASMIQRRLSVGFNRATRLMEELEMAGVIGPAEGTKPRKVLQQ; encoded by the coding sequence ATTCGCTTGCTGGTGGGTAGCCTAGCTTATCTAGCAATATTTGGTATCCTGCTCTACCTCTTCTTTTTCAAGTGGATACGAAAACAGGAAGGGCTCTTATCAGGATTTTTCACCATATTTGCTGGCTTGCTCTTGATTTTTGAAGCCTACTTGGTTTGGAAATATGGCTTGGACAAGTCCGTTCTAAAAGGAACCATGGCTCAGGTTGTGACGGATTTGACTGGTTTTCGAACGACCAGTTTTGCTGGAGGGGGCTTGATTGGGGTCGCTCTTTATATTCCAACCGCCTTTCTCTTTTCAAATATCGGCACTTACTTTATTGGTTCTATCTTGATTTTAGTGGGTGCTCTCCTAGTCAGTCCTTGGTCTGTTTACGATATTGCTGAATTTTTCAGTAGAGGCTTTGCCAAATGGCGGGAAGGGTATGAGCGTCGAAAAGAGGAACGCTTTGTCAAACAAGAAGAAAAAGCTCGTCAAAAGGCTGAGGAAGAGGCTAGATTAGAAAAAGAAGAGGCTGAAAAAGCCTTACTCGATATGCCTCCTGTTGATATGGAAACGGGTGAAATTCTGACAGAAGATGTTGTGCTTGATGTTCCACCTGTTCCAGAAGAAGAGTGGGTAGAACCAGAAATCATCCTGCCTCAAGCTGAACTTGAATTCCCTGAGCAGGAAGATGGCTCAGATGACGAAGATGTTCAGGTCGATTTTTCAGCCAAGGAAGCCCTTGAATACAAACTTCCAAGTTTACAACTCTTTGCCCTAGATAAACCAAAAGACCAGTCTAAAGAGAAGAAAATTGTCAGAGAAAATATCAAAATCTTAGAAGAAACCTTTGCCAGCTTTGGTATCAAGGTAACGGTTGAACGGGCTGAAATTGGACCATCAGTGACCAAGTATGAAGTCAAGCCAGCAGTGGGTGTACGGGTCAACCGCATTTCCAATCTAGCAGATGACCTCGCTCTAGCCTTGGCGGCCAAGGATGTCCGAATCGAAGCACCTATCCCAGGGAAATCCTTAGTTGGAATCGAAGTACCCAACTCCGAGATTGCCACTGTATCTTTCCGAGAACTTTGGGAACAATCTCAAACGAAAGCAGAAAATCTCTTGGAAATTCCTTTAGGGAAGGCTGTTAATGGAACTGCAAGAGCTTTTGACCTTTCTAAAATGCCCCACTTGCTAGTTGCAGGTTCAACGGGTTCAGGGAAGTCAGTAGCTGTTAACGGCATTATCGCTAGCATCCTCATGAAGGCGAGACCCAATCAAGTTAAATTTATGATGGTCGATCCCAAGATGGTTGAGTTGTCTGTTTACAATGATATTCCCCACCTCTTGATTCCAGTCGTGACCAATCCACGTAAGGCCAGCAAGGCTTTGCAAAAGGTCGTGGATGAGATGGAAAATCGTTATGAACTCTTTGCCAAGGTGGGAGTTCGGAACATTGCAGGCTTTAATGCTAAGGTAGAAGAGTTCAATGCCCAGTCTGAGTACAAGCAGGTTCCGCTACCGCTCATTGTCGTGATTGTGGATGAGTTGGCTGACCTCATGATGGTTGCCAGCAAGGAAGTGGAAGACGCTATCATTCGTCTCGGACAGAAGGCACGTGCTGCAGGTATCCACATGATTCTTGCAACCCAGCGTCCATCGGTTGATGTCATCTCTGGTCTAATCAAAGCCAATGTCCCATCTCGTGTCGCATTTGCGGTTTCATCAGGGACAGACTCCCGTACGATTTTGGATGAAAATGGAGCAGAAAAACTGCTTGGTCGAGGAGACATGCTCTTTAAACCGATTGATGAAAATCATCCAGTTCGTCTCCAAGGCTCCTTTATCTCGGATGATGATGTCGAACGCATCGTAAACTTCATCAAGGCTCAGGCTGATGCGGACTACGATGAGAGTTTTGATCCAGGTGAGGTTTCTGAAAATGATGGAGAATTTTCAGATGGTGAATCTGGTGGAGATCCGCTTTTTGAAGAAGCCAAGGCTTTGGTAATCGAAACCCAGAAAGCCAGTGCATCCATGATTCAGCGTCGTTTGTCAGTTGGTTTTAACCGTGCGACCCGTCTCATGGAAGAGCTTGAGATGGCAGGTGTCATTGGTCCAGCTGAAGGTACCAAACCAAGAAAAGTATTGCAACAATAA